Below is a genomic region from Citrobacter telavivensis.
CGCTGAATGCCGGGGCCTATGTTTCCGAGATCTTCCGTGCGGGGATCCAGTCGATTGACCCCGGTCAGATGGAAGCGTCGCGGGCGCTGGGAATGCCGTGGTGGAAAACCATGCGCAAGGTTATCCTGCCTCAGGCTTTTCGCCGTATTCTTCCGCCGCTGGGCAATAATGCCATTGCAATTGTCAAAGATTCCTCACTCGCCTCGGCGATCGGGCTTGCCGATCTGGCCTACGCGGCGCGAACGGTTTCAGGGGCTTACGCGACCTACTGGGAACCCTACCTGACTATTTCGCTGGTGTACTGGGTACTCACCTTCCTGCTGGCGCAGCTGGTTAACCGTCTGGAAAAAAGGTTTGGTAAAAGTGATCCACATTAAAAATTTACATAAACACTTTGGTGACAACCACGTTCTGCGCGGTATTGACTGTGATATCAAACCCCAGGAGGTGGTGTGTATCATTGGTCCGTCAGGGTCGGGGAAAAGCACCTTCTTACGCTGCATGAATGCGCTTGAGACGGTCACCGAAGGCGAAGTCGTGGTGAACGGTTTTGCCGTTCACGATCGCAAGACCGATCTCAATAAAATGCGTGAAAGCGTGGGAATGGTATTCCAGCGTTTTAATCTGTTTCCGCACATGACGGTGCTGGACAACCTGATGATGGCGCCGCAAATGCTGTTGGGGATCTCCCGCAATGAAGCGGTCAGCCGGGCTGAAATGCTGTTGGAAAAGGTCGGGTTAAGCGATAAACGCGATGCCTGGCCTTCGCGCCTGTCGGGTGGTCAGCAGCAACGCGTGGCGATTGCGCGCGCGCTGGCAATGAATCCCTCGATCATGCTGTTCGACGAGCCAACCTCGGCGCTGGACCCGGAGCTAGTCGGCGATGTGCTGGAGGTGATGAAGAACCTGGCCAACGAAGGCATGACCATGGCGATCGTCACCCACGAAATGGGGTTTGCCCGTGAAGTGGCCGACCGGGTCATTTTTATCGATCACGGTATTATCCAGGAAGAGGGAACGCCTGAGGTGCTTTTTACGTCGCCAGCAAATCCGCGAACGGCTGAATTCTTAAGTAAGGTTCTCTGATATAAGGTGCCAGATCGGTATTTCCCGATCTGGCCATTTACGTCAAAAAATCAGATCTGCTCTTTTATTGTTTTGCTGCTGCCGTTTGTTTTTACCGACGCGATACCCACGTCACGCGACTGCGTGGAGGCATACATCTGGCTGGTGCCAATGATCTGATGATTGCCTGCTTTTAAATTAAAGAAGAACTTACCGTTCGACGCCGTTTTCGTTTCGTAGCGCTCGTCCAGCGGACTGTTCGACTGAACGGAGGCAATGCCATTTTCTGCCGCCGCTTTCGTGGTATACAGTTCGCTCGTGAGGATCACCTCGCCATTACCTGCTTTCAGTACAAAGCGAAACTGATCGTTTGTACTCTTACTTAATTCAAACCAACCGGCCATAATTATCACCTTTTTGAAAAGAGAGGAATTACCGCACCGTATTGAGCATAGTTTAATAATAATTTATCAGGCAATATTCGAAGGGATCTGAAAAGTCTCAAATAATTGCGCTGCAAAAGGAGGGAAATGAAACACGTCAACGTGCGTCTCGAAAAGCTCAGGAGCCGATTTCCGCCACCGGTCATTCTGTTAATCTTTGTGGTGGGAGATTGTCTTACCGCAAATCCGCGTTTTACCTTTGGTCTGGTCACCCAGGTTCTGAGCCTGGCGATAGCCGCAGTAAGCCTTGGCGTCATCCTGACAACCGCATGGCAAATGCATGTGAATCGCACCACGCTCAATCCGCTTCAGGCGGATAAAACGACGACGCTGGTCACGCGTGGATGTTATGCCTGGAGCCGAAACCCCATTTATCTTGGACTGAGCGGAGGGCAACTTGCCGTTGCGCTCTGGATGGGCAGTCTGCCTGGCGTGATTGCCGTACCACTCTTCATGCTGGCGGTGGCACGATTGCATATCGATTTTGAAGAGTTTCAGTTACATAAGCGCTTTGGGGCAGAGTGGGAGCGCTACGCTAAGCAGGTTCGTCGCTGGCTATAAAGGCCATCACGCTGACTATCCGCAGATTGCGTCAACAAAGGCGATGGCATCGGCAACGGCATGACGCGCCTGCCACGCAAGGTGTCCGGGGCTGTCGGCGTCGCAGAAACCGTGCCGGGCGTCGAACATATGACATTGTACCAGGGGCAGTGTTTCCAGCTTCTGTTGTAGTACCGTAGGATCGAATGACGGCTCGTGGCGAGCCATGATCATCAGCGCAGGGCAGTGGGGCACCTCGTCGCTGTACTGGCGGATTCGCGAACCGTAATGACAGATAACCCCGTCACACAAGCCGCTTCCTGCAACTCGCCATGCAAGCGTTGCGCCGGTGCTGTAGCCAATGACAATCAGTTTGCGATGTTGCGCGCGGAGTGTGGCAAGCAGCGTTAAGACGGGTTGCGGATCAAAACCCACGTGGTGCGAAAAATAGCGATAAGCCTCGTCCTGTTGCGCGTAGCTGTAGGGAATCTCATGCGGGAAAAGCGCGGGAGTATAGACCTCGAACCCACGCGCTCGCCACATCTCGCTGGTACGCCGGATATGCGCATTGATGCCGTAGATTTCATGCAGAATGACGACGGCATCCGACCGTGGACTGGGCATCTGCAGTTTAGTCGTCTGCTTTGTGAGCCCAGGCGGGCATGGATGTCAGGAAGCGAATCGCGCGCTTACGTGACTCCTCGGGACCGACTTTTTGCCAGGAATCAAGAAACCCCGCCAGGCCAGAAACGGCATCTTCCCAGGGTTTCAGATTGCCTTCGGCATCGCTGCAATACGCACAGTACGTATCGCTCACCCCTTTAGCGTTGGGTATCGATAATGGCATTCCACAGGCGTGGCAATATTGTTCTGTTTCTGACATTGCATCCTCCTTGTTTTATGATCGCCTAATAAATATACGGTTATTTGGCGGGCTGAATCCGATGCCAGATCAAATAACCCTTATGGATGTGTAACAAATATTGATTTGGTTTATGTATTAAGAAAATGAGGGTCTGTTAGTCTTACTGTCATCATCGATGACTCAAGGGATTGTTGTGCTGGAAATCTTTTCTTAACCCACTGAAAAATATCTTCAAATATTTTTCGCATAGCAAAATTTATGGTTCGTTCAGAACGAATCCGTTTTTGTATGGGTTAAAAAAGGATCAATATGCACGTCACATGGACCGTCAGTCCCGTGGGCTATCAGCGCATCGCGAAGCGCTGTCCTGCCTGCAATATCAAACGCGATTTCATCCCTTCCGGGGCTTTCAGAATGAATTCACAAAAGAAGCTGCTGGATGTCTGGAGCATCTATAAGTGTCTTCATTGCGATTACACCTGGAATATCAGCCTGTTCTCGCGACTCCCTGTCAGTCGTATCAACCACGCG
It encodes:
- a CDS encoding ATP-binding cassette domain-containing protein, whose protein sequence is MIHIKNLHKHFGDNHVLRGIDCDIKPQEVVCIIGPSGSGKSTFLRCMNALETVTEGEVVVNGFAVHDRKTDLNKMRESVGMVFQRFNLFPHMTVLDNLMMAPQMLLGISRNEAVSRAEMLLEKVGLSDKRDAWPSRLSGGQQQRVAIARALAMNPSIMLFDEPTSALDPELVGDVLEVMKNLANEGMTMAIVTHEMGFAREVADRVIFIDHGIIQEEGTPEVLFTSPANPRTAEFLSKVL
- a CDS encoding DUF1508 domain-containing protein, encoding MAGWFELSKSTNDQFRFVLKAGNGEVILTSELYTTKAAAENGIASVQSNSPLDERYETKTASNGKFFFNLKAGNHQIIGTSQMYASTQSRDVGIASVKTNGSSKTIKEQI
- a CDS encoding isoprenylcysteine carboxylmethyltransferase family protein; translated protein: MKHVNVRLEKLRSRFPPPVILLIFVVGDCLTANPRFTFGLVTQVLSLAIAAVSLGVILTTAWQMHVNRTTLNPLQADKTTTLVTRGCYAWSRNPIYLGLSGGQLAVALWMGSLPGVIAVPLFMLAVARLHIDFEEFQLHKRFGAEWERYAKQVRRWL
- a CDS encoding dienelactone hydrolase family protein, whose product is MPSPRSDAVVILHEIYGINAHIRRTSEMWRARGFEVYTPALFPHEIPYSYAQQDEAYRYFSHHVGFDPQPVLTLLATLRAQHRKLIVIGYSTGATLAWRVAGSGLCDGVICHYGSRIRQYSDEVPHCPALMIMARHEPSFDPTVLQQKLETLPLVQCHMFDARHGFCDADSPGHLAWQARHAVADAIAFVDAICG